The following proteins come from a genomic window of Cronobacter muytjensii ATCC 51329:
- the fbaB gene encoding class I fructose-bisphosphate aldolase, with the protein MTDIAQLLGNDADSLLQHRCTTISSDQLYLPGPDYVDRVMIDNNRPPAVLRNMQTLYNTGRLAGTGYLSILPVDQGVEHSAGASFAANPMYFDPKNIVELAIEAGCNCVASTYGVLASVSRRYAHRIPFLVKINHNETLSYPTQYDQTLYASVEQAFNMGAVAVGATIYFGSEESRRQIEEISAAFERAHELGMVTVLWAYLRNSGFKKEGVDYHSSADLTGQANHLAATIGADIVKQKMAENNGGYSALKFGYTDDRVYSKLTTDNPIDLVRYQLANCYMGRAGLINSGGASGGEADLTDAVRTAVINKRAGGMGLILGRKAFKKTMADGVKLINAVQDVYLDKKVTIA; encoded by the coding sequence ATGACTGATATTGCGCAGTTGCTCGGCAACGATGCCGATAGCCTGTTACAGCACCGCTGTACGACCATTTCCTCCGACCAGCTTTATCTGCCAGGGCCGGATTATGTCGATCGCGTAATGATCGATAACAACCGGCCTCCGGCGGTGTTGCGAAATATGCAGACTCTCTATAACACCGGGCGCCTCGCGGGCACCGGCTATCTTTCTATTTTGCCGGTGGATCAGGGCGTCGAGCATTCGGCGGGCGCGTCGTTCGCAGCTAACCCGATGTATTTCGACCCGAAAAACATCGTCGAGCTGGCCATTGAAGCGGGCTGCAACTGCGTGGCCTCAACCTATGGCGTGCTGGCGTCGGTGTCGCGTCGCTACGCGCACCGTATTCCTTTCCTGGTCAAGATTAACCACAACGAAACCCTGAGCTACCCGACGCAATACGATCAGACGCTGTATGCGAGCGTTGAGCAGGCGTTCAATATGGGCGCGGTGGCGGTGGGGGCGACTATCTATTTCGGCTCCGAAGAGTCGCGTCGCCAGATTGAAGAAATTTCTGCCGCGTTTGAGCGCGCGCATGAGCTTGGCATGGTGACGGTGTTGTGGGCGTATCTGCGTAACAGCGGCTTTAAGAAAGAGGGCGTGGATTACCACTCCAGCGCCGACCTGACCGGTCAGGCCAACCATCTGGCAGCGACCATCGGCGCGGATATCGTGAAGCAGAAAATGGCGGAGAATAACGGCGGCTATAGCGCGCTGAAATTCGGCTATACCGACGATCGCGTCTATAGCAAGCTGACCACCGATAACCCTATCGATCTGGTGCGCTACCAGCTGGCGAACTGCTATATGGGCCGCGCGGGGCTTATCAACTCGGGTGGCGCGTCCGGCGGCGAGGCCGATCTCACCGATGCGGTACGCACGGCGGTTATCAACAAACGCGCGGGGGGCATGGGGCTTATTCTGGGGCGTAAGGCGTTTAAGAAAACGATGGCCGACGGTGTGAAGCTCATTAACGCGGTGCAGGATGTGTATCTGGACAAGAAAGTGACGATTGCCTGA